The Tenrec ecaudatus isolate mTenEca1 chromosome 4, mTenEca1.hap1, whole genome shotgun sequence region TTGTTACTCCTACAGAACGGAGTCTGGGAGGGAGACCTTAAGGCTGAGGCCTTTTCGAGCCTGAGCAGTTCAGCTCCCAGACGACCAAGGCTCAGCTGTAGCTGCTTCCACCCAGCAATGTGGCCATGAGGTTTCTCCAGGCTTCCCAGCAGCTGGGACTCCTGCATCCCACTTCTCCTCAGGCCATAGCTTTGAGTAATGGGGAGGCAGCCTGGCCATTCCAACCAGCATGAACAACTTGGCTGGCAGGATTTTTTGTGCAATATGTTAAGTGGATTACAATTTTTGTGGATCCCATAATTGACATGGTGACCCCCATGGATGCGGGGTATAACCCCGTAGGGTTGCCAAGGCTCTACCTTTCGGGCGCAGATCACTAGCTTACTTactctggtggtgtagcaggcatcctcaaactaagaCTGGCGGGCCACATGAGGCcctctgggtgtttttgcccggtttgttttacttcaaaataagatatgtgcagtgtgcataggaatttgttcgtagttttttttaatagcctggccctccaacgggtctgggggacagtgaactggccccctgtttaaaaagtttgaggacccttggtaGAGGTGATGAGGGGCTGAGAGCTGCAtcgctgggatttctactccatcAACaggggaaatccacagggggtcgctgagtcagcactgactccatagcTGGGAGTGTAGAGCCTAACCATTGGCTCACCAGAGGCTCTGATGTAACCCTCTTCAGCCCTGAAACCCTTACCGCCCCAAACCCAATGCCCCACTTCCCAGGCCTTCCGCCAACAAATCTTAACAGGagataaaataatagaattttttaataaattttttgTCCCCAAACAATTGTTTATGTTcttcacacaggggcaaatggtgGAGAGGAATGCTCCCTCTAGGTGCCTTAAAAAGTGTCCAAGGGTAGACTTAGGAGAAAAATATTCCTCCAGTGTcgggaggctgggggtggggtggggtgggacaaaGGGGGCAGGGCTCTGGGGTCAGCGTGGGCGAGACGTCCCTCCCAGTTTTCCACTCTTCTCCGCAGTTTCCTAGTCTCCGCGGCAAGAGCCGCTCTGCAGGCAGATTTGCCCTGGGAGTCCACTGCGGGccttgggaaggggtggggggaatcagcagctttttttgggggggggctgccCAACTTTAAAAAGGGGAAGAGTTAACGGCAGGAGTTGGAGGAAAGGGCGGAGCGCCCCGGACACGCCCTCCTGGAGAAGCCATCCACCGGGAAAGGGTGGCCTGGTCCCAGGGACGAGAGGGTAGGGATGGGGACGAGAGGCAGCCAGGCCAGGGGTGGAGACTAGGGGCACTGCCCCAGCTCCAGGGGCACCCCGGTCCCCTATCGTCTCAGCACCGCAGTCAGAGGTGATGGGGCGCCAGCAGCAGGAGGCaaaggagaggggtggggagcccGGAGGCGAGCGCGGGCCCGCGGGAGTCCGGGGGCGCCTGGCAGGCGGCGCCCGGGCACGTCTGCTCGCCCCGCTGGTCCTCGCCCCCGTAGCCCCCCCAGTAGTCGTCCTCCGTGGGCGCGTCCCCGCCCTGGCGCCCCCGCGGGTCCTCGGCGGGCAGGTCTCGGTAGAGGGTGGACGGGTCGGCGGGCGGCGCGCCGGCCTCGGCCACGCCGTACAGGTGGTTGGAGGAGCTGTTGCCGCGGGCGCGGCTGCCGGGCCGCGTGGGCACCGCGGGCGGGCAGGCCAGGAAGTCGGCCTCGCGGAGGGTGCGCAGGTCGCGGCCCTGGCGCTCGGGGGGCGTGGCGCACGTCACGTCGGAGCTGGACACGCGCGCGCGCTGGAACCAGGCCCAGAGCGGGCGCGCGCGGCAGTCGCAGGCCCAGGGGTTGGCGTTGAGCCGCAGGAACTCCAGCGCGGGCAGGTCGGCCAGCGCTTCGCCAGGCAGCGAGGCCAGGCTGTTGTTGAACAGGTAGAGGATGGTGAGGCGGCTCAGGCCGCGGAAGGCCGCGCGGTGCACGCCCTGCAGCCGGTTCCCGTGCAGCAGCAGCCGGTCCAGGCTGCCCAGGCCGCGGAACACGTGCTCTGTGAGCAGCCGCAGGCGGTTCCCGTGGAGGAAGAGGTGGCTCAGGTTGGCCAGGTCCGCGAACAGGTCATCctgtggagagagggaggggcgTCCATGAGAATGACCCCCGCACCTGGACCTCACCCAGCTGGGCTTCTCAGGAGCCCCaccaaggggaagggggaggaaggatagACTGGGGCCACCTTTTGATTCCTGGCCGTGGGTTCGAATCCTGCCTCGCCTCTCCTTTCGGTGGGACAAGCAGTAGACTTggcgccagtggttctcaaacagcAGCAGCTGCAGAATCCCTGGGCGGGTTCTTTAGAACAGAACTCTCCAGCACCGCCCCCAGAGCTACAAAGCTGCAGGTCTGGGTGGGTCCTTGGCGAGAGCCTGTGGTCCTGGGTGCTGCTGCTGGTGCTGGGGAAACCGAACTGTACAGACTATTGGATCCTGCCAAAGAAGCCCGGGTAGCGCAGCGGTGAAAGCACGTGGATGCGAACCCAACTGTTGGCGAATtgaacccactccttgggagagagatgtggcagtctgcttctgtgaacgtTGTTAGGGGTCGGTACTAACTCATTCCCGACAGCCCCTATGGCCAACAGAGCGCAACATTGCCCGGTCCAGTGCCAGCCTCAGGAcggcccactgttacagccagtgtcagtccatctcggcgAGTCTATCCTGTAAAGATACGGGTCTTGGAAACGCTGCAGCACCATTccactctgccccatagggttgctcCGAGTCAGAATTTGAACGGCAGTGGAGTGGCTTCTTCTCTAGCGAGGGGGCCTGGCCACTGCATCCTTACCATTTCACCAGCTTAGGGGCCAGGACTGGGAGTCAGTGCATGGGGACCCCAGCACAGCCCTCTTTTCAGGGTCGGGGTGGGGAAAGGCTTGCCAGAACCTCACAGCCGGAGGCATTGCTGGGTCAGCAGGTGCCAGGAGCTCTGGGTCTGGGGACAGGCATGCCCTCCCTTTCCTGCCTGGGAATGCCCCACCTCCCAGCCCCCACCTTCCTGTGCTCCCGCGGGTGCTCGCCCCCTCCCATCTGGCATCCACTGTCTCCGAGGCAGGAACTAAGCCTGCCAAACACCCTCTTCTTGGCCACATTGAGATCCGTCCCCCCTCAACCTTCATGCGTGCGCAGCCTCTGACACCAGCTTCCCCACCTCTTGCTGCCACCACACCAATCCTGGCTCAGGTCTCCAGCTGGCTCCCTGAaccgccccctcaccccccacccgccACCTCAGCCCACTCCACCTGACCGTCCAGTCCCTGTGAGTGATGGGGGTTTCTTCTTTTCATGAAATGTCAGCAAGAGAAGGACACGCTCAGTGTGGtctggaggtggggagaggagggcggAGATGGGGAAGCAGGGATAATGGACATTTCAGAGGCGGGTACAGATGGGAGATCCCAGGGAATTGAGGCGCTTCTAGCCCCCAGGCCCGCTATGCAGACCCCAGAATTCCACCGTGCCTCTCCCCACTTCAGTTCTCTGCCGACCTCGTGTGTCCCTCTTTtcggagcctcagccttggggtctACCCCACGACCCACAAGCTGTTGCCAAATCCACTTCCCCGGATGTAGCGCCCTAATCGGGGCTTTCCTCGCTCCACTGTGAAACCCGTTGTCTGTGCATTAATAAGCTCTTGCCCtcgcccttcccccaccccaccttctcagCACATCCTCTTCCGCTGGAAGACCACATCCTCCCCTTCCCAGCACTGGGTTGCTTCACAGCTTTCTGCATCCATTTGGAAGCTCACGGAAGAATCCATCCCATCCCATTCCCGGATAGTGTCCTGCTTTAAGCCTCATCTCCTTCCAACTTCCGGGTTCTGACTCCAGTCAGCCCCACTGGGGGTGTGACCCTGGGCAGCGCCAAGAACCTCTCTGGACCCCAGCTTGTGAAAGAGGCACTTGGGGTTGTTGATCCTTCAGATGCCATCTCATCCGATATTTATGAGTCGGCTAGCCGCCATTCACCCAAGCAATGCTGAGCAGCCACCCTGCCCAAAGGGGCCCCTGCCCAAGGAAGCACCAGCATCAGCACCATCAAGCCTTGACTGAATGAGAGATCTACTGGGGACCACCCAGAGCCCACACTGTCATTGGCCATCCTAACCCTACCGTGCCCGTACCACTGCCAGCGGAATAGAATGGTCCCACTGAATTTCCAAAGCTGTGGTCCCACAGGGGCAGACTGCCTTAGCTTTTACTGGAAATGCAGCAGGTTTGAACCGCTGAGCTTTCATTTAGCAGCGGAGagcttaaccactgggccacaggGCTCCTGGAACCCTACTGTTGTAGTTAGCTACTGTTGatgtaccacagaaggaaacccgCCCGGGGCCTGCTTCAGCCCCGCGGTAGCAATCCATCTTGCCGaggttttcctttcccccactgacCCTCGAGGGTCAGTGAACAccctattaaaaaaacaaaacaaaaacccaaatccaaacacgcagccatcgagttgatgccaactcatagcgacctggtAGGGGCAAGGCAGAACTGGCCGTGTGGGTTGCTCAGACCCTAactctacaagagtagaaagccctgtctttctcccttggaggggctggtggtttcgaactgctcaccttaccGTGAGCAGCCCAAGCTGTGACCACCGGGTAATATCATCAGCCCCATTTCAGAGATTGGGGAGTGTGGTCTCAGAGAAGACAACCGCTAACACGTGGTGGGTGATGATTCGAGCTTCACCGACAAGGCACTGAACAGTTTCCCTCTGGAGTGAGCCGAAGAAGAAAAACTTTCAACATCCGAGCTGCCATGTCAATTCTGTCTGGGGGTGACTCCCTCagttacagggtagaactgcccccaggggctCGTTGGCTGCAATTTTCACTAAAGCTTACCACCCAGCCTTTCTTCCTTGGTGCTgctggctggtttcaaactgccaacctctaggTTAACAGTTGAGTgccaactgtttgtgccaccctggGACCCCTGTCGTCAGGCTGAGGTGAGTGCTAGACTGAGCCCCTGACTAGCCTCGACACCCTCGCTGTCTAATGGGGGAGCTGATCAACCGGTCACCACTCGTGTcacgccaactcatggtgacgccccGTGTGACGGAGTAGGACTACTCCATAGAGGTGGCAACAGTTGATTTTTTGCACATGGTttaccaggcttttcttcagaggcacctctgggtagacttgacccTCCAAGCTTCTAGTTAGTAGTTAAGCACGTCACCCAGTTAGACCACTCAGGAACTCTGGAAGGAATGAGCTAAAAAGGcagcaaaaaaaccc contains the following coding sequences:
- the RTN4RL2 gene encoding reticulon-4 receptor-like 2, which translates into the protein MLPGLPRLLQGPASACLLLTLLALALPPAAPSCPMLCTCYSSPPTVSCQANNFSSVPLSLPPSTQRLFLQNNLIRTLRPGTFGPNLLTLWLFSNNLSTIYPGTFRRLQALEELDLGDNRHLRSLEPDTFQGLDRLQSLHLYRCQLSSLPGNIFRGLVSLQYLYLQENSLLHLQDDLFADLANLSHLFLHGNRLRLLTEHVFRGLGSLDRLLLHGNRLQGVHRAAFRGLSRLTILYLFNNSLASLPGEALADLPALEFLRLNANPWACDCRARPLWAWFQRARVSSSDVTCATPPERQGRDLRTLREADFLACPPAVPTRPGSRARGNSSSNHLYGVAEAGAPPADPSTLYRDLPAEDPRGRQGGDAPTEDDYWGGYGGEDQRGEQTCPGAACQAPPDSRGPALASGLPTPLLCLLLLAPHHL